Sequence from the Rutidosis leptorrhynchoides isolate AG116_Rl617_1_P2 chromosome 3, CSIRO_AGI_Rlap_v1, whole genome shotgun sequence genome:
atccgcattacagaggttacgagttgaagtaagatcgttaaagctcgggtgatggacttgaatcgtcttgcgacatctaatcaataaatgctacgaggtcatgaaaaccaatgagttaaatattgttttgactattatcaggacataagtccttgggccaaaactcttcacgtgcgaagctgtcactaacaagcgagttatgaatgataaaacatagggtaagtagttcggttaagacgagtctctcgtatatcaacaaataagataatgagtatcttccttactcatgtaacaacgttagaatttccgaatgagtggtgtataaattttctctgactcgctttctattcctcatgtcacaatattgggactttttatgaattaacgtaatataatcacgttggcctgacgccattatatttcactaactcatagttccattccaatatcactacataaggtcaggacacgtggtcaacctcgaatttcaacacaatttccctaaaacaatttcttaacaacgtgctaaggatagcacaagagacaaagacatcgaaagtaatgaataggagtaatggtgacatgaaaatgtcttcgaagtaccaagaatctctaaaagtcaaggatgacgtttttcggttcaaaaaccaaagcacataggcacaacggcacaatggcatgtaatgtaacaaaaatgttatatacccaaacacaatagctgacattgaaatgccgagcctttagaagtcaagaatgacatctcgcgtaatataactcaaacgttatatacataaccataatagatgacatagaaatgccgagaattttaGAACACCTAATGTAActcaaatgttatatcaataaacacaaattatgacatagaaatgtcgagaatttcagaagtcaagaatgtcacccccctcggtttcactaaccgaggtgttcccataaaagatgaactcgcatgagtcggagaatacgtttaaatcggaatgggagttcctcccggattcagaacataatagaaatgtatgtatgataacaatatacataccaatacgatacaaataatcacatatagtaatatataataggccgggctgtagactagactcactaatgcaccctattgactcgggtaacgacatcaatgcagcctaattccctataaccagggctctgataccaactgtgatgactctgtcaaaacacttaacggcaccgtcacttggtcccacagcttgatcgaaactctatatgaatttaataaaacaaccttgcattctttatttaaaaatgatttcctataaaggaaatctactaaaatttataagtttagaaaaactatacaataatactttaatcaaaagttgaccaaaacaaagtcaacaaacaaccactatttaatgtaacaaaatagaatgcaagttaatgtttaacaaaagctgccatcataaatatgcagactctctaagcacagcggaagcaatcaatcatgaacctgagaataaaacatgcgagtaactgtcaacaaaaatgttgagtgaattataggtttaatattgccaacaatatttaatttaaacaataaaaatttatgtttgaaaacataaaagtcctttttaaaccaccaaattatatgctagaaaacatataataaaacattattccatttttcgtgagccacctggtaaccacttaaccctttatttacccttgccaaacacaataaataatatacaccgaacaagtgtatctacaacaaaatacgaagtactaaacattccgataacaaattgctagagcgactagctcgaaatggggttgtcaaacccgatagatctatccataggattcgcgttcaccagtagaaaccagtgattacagttaccagactagggaatatttttgttcaactcacaatgaataatttaaaccaactttcacttgtgtccagaatataaaataaattgcatgtattctcatcccaaaagatttaaaatataaaaatgggactataactcaccttaatagcaaacgaagtaaccacacaaacatgcgaacagcaaatgaagtaaagcgatcaggaatgatcacaacgccgacctataaataaagcaggtcgatataaataactaacttaggtcaagtcttagtatgatagctattgtacatgttgcaagtagacatagaacaacactcaacatgcatcggtttgatcggaacagcgtacggacacacactttctatttttagaaagtttctatttttagcaggtttccatttttggaaagtttctattttaggaaagtttctatttttggaaagtttataagttaggaaagtttccttaattagaaagtcaacaaaagtcaactaaaagtcaaagtcaaccaaaagtcaactcaaaagtcaaccttagtcaaacatagtcaacgttaattttaaaagtgtaagttataataataatgtaagttataatgtttattaaagttaaatatgtctaattatgtcgtaACATAGGTTTAatgaaattaaaatgaattattaaagttaatataagtttaaatgatataattaatataacataagtatttaaataaattaattaaatattagtcataatataagtattattaattaataataaattttaaatcatatcataagtattattaattaatattgaaatattaatcatatcataagtttctaattataattattaaatcataagtatttaataattaaattataattaaataataactaagccttataataattaattaattatttaatccttattataagtctcattataataatctcataatacaagtttaatacttaccataagtattttccattaataataaaagtattattaattaaaagtttaattaaaattttaattaaatcataagtaataattaaatgatataataaatatatatcataagtcttaaataataataattacttttttatcataagtaattaaatgataatgaaatccattatttttatcataagttcaatagttaatcataaattttaaatcaaaagttcatcgggtcgtatcttgagccccgggtgtcggttttcggcgagccttacatatatctctgcctaatcaaaccacctgacactttggtacactcaagaacacaccaagaacaggccacaagtcgtgatatacagccaatacactacttggaacttcaatttaatcaaaaacgtgttttagacgtaacgggtgattcgtggctcggattgagatgacccgaacatgaaagttcgccccaccatcagtcctaacacactaacacaccctaaagtcaccaaatatggtcacaaggtcggaccaaacctggttcataccaaaatcacattcaatcttaataaaataccactttgatcataactagggttccgggaatcgaaacgacatcaatccggtgtctaaaattaatgtcttgatgagaggaactcatttatatactttattttaacttttatatcagttacaaagtcagaaacacacgaaaaagctgctgtccaaattatatcaaaccgaaaacatatgtttacgagtaattctatgcatacaaacaccattacaacaacaagtaatcatcatactattaatttataatcaacatacagaaatataatgaaaaatcaaaagttctagggttagggtttataccctattcAAGAATTGAatggtatgaacgcgtagagatcgttgtgtagaatccggtTATGTGAATGACTTGATGATCCAAGCTAGAAATaaaatgatggtgatgatgttagAGGTGATAGGTGACTGCCATGGGAGAGGAGGAGAGGAGAATTGAGAAAAAAAAATGTGTTTAGGGTAGAATGAAGAGTAGTGATTAGGTTTTGATCAATAAAACTTCAAGTTTGGGAAAATGGCACAATACCCCCTACCCTATGGTATTTTCGGCTGAATTATGAAGGGTGGACCCCACTTGTGGGCCAACTTGATAAATGAAAGAAGTCTTGTGgctcgaatgcccgaacgaagcccgaaacgcgaaaacaccgctacgcgattgatttttcggagagataacaaatacgcgacgaataaaatatataaaactatatataatcatatgacatcaaaatatcatatttaagataatttggatttaaaaatccgaaaagcttgaccgttggttcgaaaaccgaaaagattcgtcggatagaaatccgcgacacgtaaaaacgtataacttaaaatatgaatacaaatattcacatagcacataataattaatatattattacaaaaataataatataggtcatagaaatgacttggcacgaataacagttaacgatcattaaataattaacggtaaaagataacggaaaaagtagggtcgttacatccaTGTACCGTGACACAAAAGAGATCATCAAAGCTTGTGCTTCATGCCAACGTCACGCCCCGCAAATTCACATTCCGGCGTATGAGCTAATTCCTGTGACGTCTGCTTGGCCCTTTTACAAATGGGCAATTGATTTGGTAGGCCCCTTCCCGGATGGAAAATACTTGGTCGTTGCAATTGACTTTTTCACCAAGTGGGTTGAAGCCAAACCTTTAAAGAGCATAACGGGTAAACAGATTGTGAATTTTGTTTGGGAGGAAATCGTGTGCCGTTTCGGAATACCACACGAAATTGTAAGTGATAACGGTAAATAGTTTGCTCACGATCCGTTTCGTTCATGGTGTGACGGGTTGTATATCAAACAGACTTTCAGTTCTATTGCCCATCCGCAGGAAAATGGGTAAGTCGAAGTCACCAACAGGGATATCGTTGCCGGGATAAGGGCAAGGTTGGACACGGACAGGAAAGGTTGGGCATATGAGCTTCCACAAGTATTATGGGCGTTCCGAACCACGCCAAAGGGAAGTAATCGAGAAATGCCATTTAGCCTTGTATATGGTACCGAGGCAGTGATACCCGCTGAAATTGCTGTCCCAACCCAACGAGTAGTACAATTCAATGATGAGTCCAACGTCATTAGCTTGAGGGAAAATTTGGACTTGTTGGAGGAAAGGCGTGACGCCGCCGCTATCAGGGAAGCGTCAAACAAACAGAAAATTTCCAAGTATTACAATCAACGTGTGAAGGAACGTACTTTCCGCCCCGGTGATTTTGTGTGGCATAATAACAACGCCAGCCGGGTCGAGAATACTGGAAAATTGGGACCCAATTGGGAAGGCCCGTATGTGATTGCATATGCACTTGGCAACAGAGCGTATAACCTAAAGACGCATGATGGCAAATTTGTGCCGCGTACCTAGCACGCAACCAACTTAAAGAAGTTCTATGTTTAAATATTTCGAATCGTTTCATTGTTGAAAATTTTTCTTTTTCATTCTACCAAGTTTGTGATTGATCACCACAAATGTAAGCGCATCGCGCATTAGACTTCTTTGTTTTCAGTTTTCAATTAAATGCATTTTTTCAATCTTCATTACTAATGTATTGTGCAACTATTTTGGCCGCGCTTTGGTGTTATAAATGTAAGTCCACTCACAAGTTACTTATGCCATGAACAAAGACATCATCTAATCTTTTGGATGGCATTAGCGACACTAGGCATATTGGAGGTATGCCTAGCCCTCGGAATGGGATGCCTCCGGATTTCGTATCCGTCGCATTAATCCCAGCACTAAGTAGATGAGTGCAATGTCTACAATCACCAAGTGTAACCTTGATAAACGGTACGTTGCCGTGACGACGGTACGtacatatttatataaacatgTTTTAATTACAGTTGAAACACACAAGTAAAATAACAAGAATCATAAGGAAttgatatttcattgatttaattaCAACCATTACATTAGGAACAAAATTGAATACAGAATTAAAAAAATCCCTACAACTACGGGATCATCTTCTTCACTTTGGCCAAGGTAAGGTCCGATGTCGACCCAATCTGTTCAATAAACAGCACCTTAATGGCCGCGCAGGCATTGACCGTCGCATCATGGAGGTCATAGGCGTCCTCATCCGCCATGTCTCGGATCGCCTCCGGAATTGGCTCTGCTATTTCAACATGTTCCACCAACGTGGTGTACGCGTCCAAACGCTCCACCTTCCTTGTAGCGTCAACCAAATTCTGAAACGTCTCCTTTACCTCCAGCCCCTTGAGAGCCTTGAAAAAAATAGAGGGGATAAGGCTGCAAAGCTCTTGAAAATCGTCTGCTACCTTTCGATTGGCAGCGGACAACTCTTGGTTCTAGGCGGTGAGGAGATCCTTGCGGGCTTTCTCCTCCGCCAGCTCTTTATGCGCCGCCTCCAGGTCCTTTAGCGCAGTTTGTTCTTTTTCGGCGTGCAAGGCCATCTCTTTGATAGCCTTTTGTGCCTCCCTTAGGGCCTGTTTCTTTTCTACCTCTGCTTCGGCAGTGGCTTGCTTAGCCCGCTTCAGCTCTTCCCTAACTTGGACAATTTTAGCATTCAGCTCTTTACCGTCGGCTTCAGCGCGGCGGGCGCATTGATCCAGTTCAATGGTCCGCTGAAGCTCGTCGCGGGTCAACTCCAACCCTTCGTAGATATGTTGAACCCTGGTGCGGCGGGCGACACTATCAGGCATTTTTCGGACCGCCTCATAAAGCACCGGAGGGCAAATCCATTGCAGATACTCAAACTGCGACAGAGCGTCGCTGTGAGACACGTTCCACATGGTCTCCATGTGGCTGAAGGTGGGTTGTTTCCCAAAACCAGGAGAATAAGGCTCCTCCAAAGAAGTGGAACGTTGGCCGGACGCGTCGCCAGAACCGGATGCCGTCAGCTTGTCTTTTTCCGACGCCTTTCCTTGGGCGTCAGATGAATCTTGAAGATGGAAGATAGGGACTCCCATGCGTAACCCTGGAGAAATAACAAACTTGATTAGTTTCTCCCATTGGGATTCTGGTGACGTAGTGGGGTTATTATCAGGGTTTTCATAATACCCACCTTGGCTGGGAATCTCTTCAAAAGTTTTTAAGTTGCTTTCTGCAAATTCTCGCTGCGTTTTCCTCTTTTTGTGACCGCCAATCGGGACGGTCACTTTTGGGGGAGAATGGGGGCATTTctgctgttgtagttgctgttcCGGCTGAATTGTGGGAACAACGATGGATATCGGATCCGGATTGGTGACAGGAGTTGAGCCAGTTGTAGGTTGTGTTGTTGCTACGTCGTTGGCAGCGTTGGTGGATGAACCAGCAGCAACATCATCACCCTTCAAAGGATGACCTTCCGGAAGGTTGGCCTTTGGGAATCTCTTGAAGGAAACGCCATCAAGAGTAGGGTAGCGGAGAACTCTGTTGAAATCCATCTCTACAAAAGAATATGAGTTAGAAAAATTACAAGAGCAGAATACTTACAAGTTTAAAGACGTAACGGGACGAAGAGCATACCCCTTCCGTCGCACATGATCAATGGCACTATGTCACTCCATGGCCAATAATGATGAACATTGCAGAGTTTCAGCATCACCTCGCCGTAAGGACGCATCTCAAGCGTAGCGTCCTTACACAAATTAAAAAGCTCCCGCTCCCCTTGGTTAAGGTCTGGAGTCTTGGAGACGTCTGGAGAATGCTTGGAATGCCATTGTGCGAGGTGGACACGCCCTTCGCCCAGCAGATCGATCCCGGCAAAAAAGAACATTCCCCTCCAATCATGGAGGGACGGAGACTTCTTAGTGGTAAAGTTACACTTTTTCTTAAAAGTGTACCACCCCTTTCCGGAAGCAGTGAGTTTGAACGTTGCTCAGGAAACGTTCAGACTCGCGGGTCTATTttgtgctgataatgctaaaaacgaacatatatttcatagcagtattcctcaagaaagacaagcttttagttgcaattgttctatttacaagtgatattcgtttaaataataaaaggtgaagacaaaagatagattcgacgatttgaagatgcaaacgaccaaaaagctaaaaagtacaaagtacaatcaaagtggtttaaattattgatgagaaacgtctcaaaattacaagagtacaagatgcaaaacacaaagtacaagatattaaatagtacgcaaggacgttcgaaaatccggaaccgggaccagagtcaactctcaacgcaacggaccgaaaattacaagtcaacggagtataagaatataatataatttataattaattatatataattaattatatta
This genomic interval carries:
- the LOC139900367 gene encoding uncharacterized protein; translation: MPFSLVYGTEAVIPAEIAVPTQRVVQFNDESNVISLRENLDLLEERRDAAAIREASNKQKISKYYNQRVKERTFRPGDFVWHNNNASRVENTGKLGPNWEGPYVIAYALGNRAYNLKTHDGKFVPRT